In Seonamhaeicola sp. S2-3, the genomic window TGGCAGCTCTTTTTACTTTATCTAACTTTTTTTCGGCAGTTTCAAGATCTTTAAGCTGTAACTCCATATCAATGGTTTCTTTATCTCTTATAGGATCTACACTACCATCTACATGAACAATATTATCATTTTTAAAACAACGCAACACATGCAAAATAGCATCTGTTTCTCTAATATTTGCTAAAAATTGATTTCCTAACCCTTCACCTTTACTAGCTCCTTTTACCAATCCAGCAATATCTACAATTTCTACAGTTGCAGGTAAAACGCGTTCTGGATTTACCAAACTCTCTAATTTTTCTAACCTAGGATCTGGTACGTTTACAACTCCTATATTAGGCTCTATGGTACAAAATGGGAAATTTGCACTTTGAGCTTTGGCATTAGACAAACAATTAAATAAGGTTGATTTACCTACGTTTGGTAATCCTACAATTCCTGCTTTCATTTTTCTTTAGACTTTTTTATTAAAGAGACAATAACCTATTAATTAGGTTTTTTGCGAGTGCAAATGTAGTTATTTAGATGGATTTGATTATTAGATGATTTAATTATTTAGATTGAAAACAAAAAATCCCAAGCTTTAACTTGGGATTTAATAATATTAATATTAGTTATATACTAATCTTCAGGGTGCATAAAACGTTGTTTTGCCAATAATTCTTCCTCGGTTTCTTCATGGTCTTCATCTGGCACACAACAATCTACCGGACAAACCGCAGCACACTGTGGCTCATCATGAAAACCTTTACATTCTGTACATTTATCCGGAACAATGTAGTAAAACTCATCACTTATTGGCTCTTGAGCTTCGTCTGCATCAACTTCTGCACCATTAGTTAACACTACGGTACCTTCTAAACTAGTACCATCTTTATAGCGCCAATCATCGGCGCCTTCGTAAATTGCAGTGTTTGGACATTCAGGTTCACAAGCTCCACAATTTATACATTCGTCTGTTATTATAATTGCCATACCGTTTTTTCTCTTGAGTTTGCTTAAATTTGCAGACGCAAAAATAACGCCAAAACCATTCATAACCAAATTAAGAATGCATTTACAAGAAAGAATTAATGCTTTTATAAAATTAGGAGATTTTTTAGGACAATTTTCTAACAAAGTTATTACTAAACAAAATAATGTTGAATTAAATGATTTATTCTTTGATGGTTTTAAACACCAACTAAGATTAGCCGAAGAACACAACGGTTGGTTTACCACAGAAAACATTGCTTTTGCCTTAAACAACTGGAGTAATGCTTTAACACAAGCAAACCTTACTAAGTGGCTTTCTAAGTATAATTTTAATGAAATATCGCCTAAAAAAGTGGCTATTATTATGGCCGGAAATATTCCGTTAGTTGGGTTTCATGACTTTCTTTCTGTTTTAATTTCCGGACATCATGTTTTGGTTAAACAATCTTCCAATGACAAACAACTACTTCCTTATTTAGCAAAATATTTAGAGTATGTTGAACCAAATTTTAAAGGCCGTATTTCTTTTACAGAAGAAAAGATAGAAAACTTTGATGCCGTAATTGCTACTGGAAGTAATAATACGGCTCGCTATTTTGAGTATTATTTTAAAGACAAACCTTCTATTATTAGAAACAACAGAAACTCGGTAGCTGTATTAACAGGTAACGAAACGGAAGATGATTTAAAAAATCTATCTGAAGACATTTTTAGATACTACGGGCTTGGATGTAGAAACGTTTCTAAACTATTTGTACCTAAAAATTATAATTTTGATAGCTTCTTTAAAGCTATTTACCATTGGCACCCAATTATTGAAGAGACCAAATACGCTAATAATTATGATTATAATAAAGCGGTTTATTTAATGAGTGAGTTTGATATGTTAGAAAACGGTTTCCTTATGATTAAAGAAGATAAAAGCTACGCATCACCTATTGCTACAGTGTTTTATGAGTTTTATGATAATGCAAACAAACTCAAAGAAAAACTAAAATTTGATGAACAACACATTCAATGTATTGCTTCTAATGGATTTACCGAAAATGAAATTGCATTTGGGCAAACACAAAAACCTCAACTTTGGGATTATGCAGATAGTGTCGATTCTGTTGAATTTTTATTATCAATTTAGTAAAAAAATTATTAATTTTTCACTATGATTTATTGAATTAATTACCAACTTTGCATCTTTAAATTTTACCACACAAAATGAAAAAACATAACTTTAGTGCAGGACCAAGTATTTTACCACCAGAAGTCTTATTAAAAGCCTCTCAAGGCGTTGTAGATTTAGACAATAGTGGATTATCTGTCCTAGAAATTTCACACAGAAGTAAAGCTTTTGTAGATATTATGGAGAATGCCAGAGCCCTAGCTCTAGAATTGCTTGGGTTAGAAGGTAAAGGTTACAAAGCATTATTTTTACAAGGAGGAGCTAGCACACAGTTTTTAATGGTTGCGCTTAATCTTTTAGAAAAAAGAGCGGGTTATTTAAATTCTGGTTCTTGGGCTGCAAAAGCTATTAAAGAAGCTAAAATTTATGATGATATTTATGAAGTAGCTTCTTCCAAAGATGCTAACTATAATTATATTCCTAAAGGCTATGAAATCCCTGAAGATTATGATTATTTCCACTGTACATCAAACAACACTATCTATGGAACTCAAATGAAAGAATTTCCTAACTCTCCAATCCCAATGGTTTGTGATATGAGTAGTGATATTTTTTCAAGAACTTTAGATTTTACTCAATTTGATATTATATACGCTGGAGCACAAAAAAACATGGGGCCAGCAGGCACAACTCTAGTAGTTATTAAAGAAGATTGTTTAGGTAAAGTATCTCGTAAAATTCCATCAATGATGGATTATAAAACGCATATTAGTAAAGGAAGTATGTTTAATACTCCTCCTGTATTTGCTGTTTACACTTCAATGCTTAATTTAGAGTGGTTAAAAAACCAAGGAGGCATTGCTGCTATAGAAAAAGAAAACGAAAAAAAGGCGCGTTTAATGTATTCTGAAATAGATTTAAACCCATTATTTAAAGGGTTTGCTACAAAAGAAGATCGCTCTTTAATGAACGCAACCTTTACTTTAGAAAATGAAAACCTTAAAGAAACATTTGATACCATGCTTAAAGAAGCAGGAGTTGTTGGTTTAAATGGCCATAGAAGTGTTGGGGGGTATAGAGCCTCAATGTACAATGCCTTAACACTAGATAGTGTTAAAGTAGTTGTAGAGGTAATGAGTGAATTAGAAAGAAAAGCTTAAACAGTTTATTGTAGGCAAAAGCTTTTTATTTTAGCCTATTAAAAACTTTAAAATAAAATTAACTTTTAGTTAAAAACAGAAAGTTTATAAACTTTTAACTTTTAACTTAAAAATTTTAACTTAAAAAAATGAAAGTATTAGCAAACGACGGTATTTCACAAAGCGGAATTGATGCCTTAGAAAAAGCAGGATATCAAGTAAGTACCACAACCGTAGCACAAGAACAATTAATAAACTACATAAACGAGAACGACATTACTGTACTATTAGTACGTAGTGCAACAACAGTTCGTAAAGATTTAATTGATGCTTGTCCAAACTTAAAAATCATTGGTCGTGGTGGTGTTGGTATGGATAATATTGATGTAGAATATGCAAGAGAACAAGGTAAACATGTTATAAATACACCAGCGGCCTCATCTCACTCTGTAGCAGAATTAGTGTTCGGACACCTATATGGTTTAGCTCGTTTTTTACATAATGCTAACCGCGAAATGCCTTTAGAAGGAGATAGCAACTTTAAAGGATTAAAGAAAGCATATGCTAAAGGAATTGAGTTAAAAGGAAAAACTTTAGGTGTTTTAGGTTTTGGTCGTATTGGTCAAGCTACAGCAAAAGTTGCTTTAGGCGCAGGTATGAAAGTAATTGCTTTTGATCCGTTTATCGATAAAGTTAATCTTGAATTAGATTTCTTTGATGGCCAAAAAGTAAATTTTGATATTGAAACTATTTCTAAAGAAGACGTTTTAAAACAAGCCGATTTTATTACATTACATGTACCTGCACAAAAAGATTACGTTATTGATGAAGCAGAATTTAACATGATGAAAGACGGCGTTATTTTAGTTAATGCTGCGCGTGGTGGTGTTGTAAATGAAGTTGCATTAGTTAAAGCTATTGAAAGCGGAAAAGTAGCTAGAGCCGCTTTAGATGTTTTTGAAAAAGAGCCAAAACCAGAAATTCAATTACTTATGAATCCTGCTCTATCTCTAACGCCTCATACTGGTGCTGCAACCAATGAAGCTCAAGATAGAATTGGAACGGAATTAGCTTCTCAAATTATTAGTATCCTTGGTTAATATTTTTTAATGTGACCTAAACGTTATATTTGAGTCCTAACTATATTAGTTGGGACTTTTTTTGTACCTTCTAAATCCATTTTTTTTCAATTTAAATTAAATAATATTATGTCTGGAATTTTAGATTTATTAAACAGTGACCTAGGGAAAACCATTGTTAGTGGTGTTGCGGGTCAAACCAATCAACCTCAAAACAAAACACAAGACGTCTTAACAATGGCTTTACCTGTGTTAATGCAAGCCATGAAACGTAATGCTTCAACTCCTGAAGGAGCTCAAGGCTTAATGAATGCTTTAAGCAACAAACATGACGGTAGTATATTAGATAACTTAGGCGGTCTTTTTAGTGGTGGCGTTGATAATGATGTACTTGATGATGGTAGTAAAATTCTAGGGCATGTATTAGGTAATAAAGAACAAAATGTTACAAATGCACTGGGCGCTAAATCTGGAATGGACGCTGGCTCTGTAGCTCAAATACTAAAAGTAGCAGCCCCAATATTAATGGGTGTTTTGGGGAAACAATCAAAACAACAAAACATTAGTAATCCAGGTGGAATAGAAAGTTTGCTTGGTGGTTTGTTAAAAGGAAATTCACCGCAACAAGAACAAAGCTTTTTAGAATCTATTTTAGATGCCGATGGTGATGGCAGTGTTGTTGATGATGTTGCTGGTATGGTTTTAGGAGGAGATAAAAAGAAAAGTGGACTTGGTGGTTTATTAGGAGGGCTTTTTGGCGGAAAGTAAAAATTCCTAAATGTATATCGAAAAGCCAAACATTTTAGTTTGGCTTTTTTTTGTTAAAATCATTATAAAACAAGGCTTTACGGAATGATTTTTGTAAATTTAAATACAGCATTGATTATAATTACTCACCATAAATAAGCGTTAACTCATTTATACTTTTATAAATTGAGCTTACAATTTACATTTGAGTTATATATTATTGAACCTTTTAATCATGAGAAATTTAATTTACATAACAATAACCTGTTTATTCCTTGCTTTTGGCTGTAATACTTCAAAACAGCCCGTTTCAAAAAATAATGAACAAAAAGAAAATACTGCAGTTAGTGATACTGTTAAAATAGCTAATGAAGCATTAGAATACGAAATTATTATAATAGACCCTGGTTATGCCTCTTGGTTGGTGTCTAGAGCTAAACCAGAAGGTTTCTACTCGCAACAATTTTTAGAAACAAGAAATAACATTTACGTTATTGAATGGAACCAAAGAGTATTACAACCTAACAAGTTTAACCCTAACCTATATGAATTAAGAATTGATTATGACCCTAATATTGATTATGGATACGAAGTAAATTATAAACTATACAATTACTTCATATATTTTCAAATGAAATACAATCAAAGACTAGGACCGTTTGTTCCTAGAATTTAATTTTAATACTTTTGCAACTAAATTGCATTTGTGAAAAAATTAAAAGAGCGTTGGGAGATATATAAAAATTACCAACTAATTTTTCCTTTTCTAGGAATAATTGGTTTAGCGTATTCTTCATTCAGGTTATCTTTAGTGTTCTTAAAAGAACAACATATTGCTCTTATCATTGCTCTAAGTGCTATCTTATTTTTTTTGCTACTCAAACTTGTTTTATACATTTTTAAACAACTAGAAAGCAAATGGAATGTTTCATACCGCTGGGAGCTCATTAGTATTTTTCTTGTATTTGCAATTACTGGATCATCATCTGTTTATATAGGAAAACCTATTATTAAATTTATTGGCATTACTAAAGACAACCTGCCTAGTTTTGCTTATTGGACTTTATATATTTTTATTGGGTTTATTTTCTATCAAATATTATTGGTAGCAATAGGCTGGCTTTTTGGGCAATACGGTTTCTTTTGGAATTTTGAAAAAAAAATGTTAGCTAGACTTGGGTTAAAACGCTTTATAGAATAATGCATAAACTTAAACAACATATAGCTTTTAAGTTAGTTGCTCTTTCAATAGTAGCAACATTTCTAGCGCCTTCTATAATTAAATTTGCTCATGTTTTTGAGCATCATAAACATGTTGTTTGTAAAGGTGGTAACTCAACACATATCCATCAAGTAGATTTTGAATGTGAGTTTTTTAAATTTCAACTAAGTACTCATTTCATAATTCCAGATGAATTTAATGAATGGTTAAATGTCTCTCATCAGTACCAAACACCAATTGTTTCTTATAAATTTTTAAATAAATACCAACCACTATCCTTTTCATTACGTGGCCCTCCTGTTTTAGTTTAAAGCTTCACTTCTTTTTTTTAAACTATAAACAAAATTGCAATGAAACATTATTTATTGATTGTGGTGTTATGTTTTTTAAACATTACCCATGCTCAAGACTGCACATATACTTTTTTAGGTGAAATTAAGGATTTTCATGATGGCACACCTTTAGCAGGTGCAACCATTCATATAGAAACACTTAACTCTTATACAACTGCAGATATTAACGGAAAATTCTCTGTTAAAAACTTGTGCAATGGCACTTTAGTATTGGTTATTTCTCATGTTGGTTGCGAAACAAAACGTGTGGAAATAGATATTAACGGCAATACCTACAAAGAAATAAATATGGAACATCATTTAGAAGAATTAAATGAAGTTGTAGTTGCTGCCAACACAAAGTTAGATAACACCGCTATTCAGCAAACTGTTTCTAAAACACAAATTGAAACCTATACCGATAAATCTTTAGGAGATGCATTAAATACTATTAGTGGTGTATCATCATTAAACACGGGGAACTCTATTGTTAAACCTATGATTCATGGATTACATAGCAGTAGGCTTTTAATAGTTAATAATAATGTACGCTTGTTTGACCAAGAATGGGGAGACGAACATGCACCTAATATTGATATTAATACTAGTAATTCATTAGAAGTTATTAAAGGAGCTAATACCCTTAAATATGGTAGTGATGCTATTGGAGGTTTAATACTTATTAAACCTAAAAAATATGCTGCTATAGATAGTTTATTTGGTAGTTCTATGGTGTCATTTAACACAAATGGCTTGGGCGGTAATGTAAATTCTGAAATTATTAAAACCTACAAATCTGGTTATTATGCAAAACTGCAAGCTAGTTATAAACAGTTTGGAGATTTTAAAGCTCCTCACTATTACTTAACCAATACTGGACTTAGAAATCTTAATGCCTCAATGAGCATAGGATATAACAGTTTTGAAAAAGGTTTTAATGCCTATTACAGTATTGTAAATAATGAATTTGCCATTCTAAAATCATCTCATATTGGTAATGTGAACGATTTAGTTACCGCAATAAATAATAAAGAGCCTAGAGTGGTAGAAGATTTCTCGTATAATATAAGTTATCCTAAACAAAGTATTTTGCATCATTTAGGCAAAATTGAAGCTTACAAGCGTTTTAAAAAATTAGGTAAATTATCATTACAGTATGATTTTCAAATTAACAGACGTAAAGAATACGATTTAAGAAGAGGTGATTTAGCAGACACTCCTGTAATAGACCTTAGACTATTTACAACTTCTTTACAACCTAATTTACAAATTGATGTATTTGATAACCTAGAAATAAACACGGGTTTTCTTTTACGGTTTCAACAAAACGATGCTATTTCTGGAACTGGTGTAAGCCCTTTAATTCCTGATTTTGAGAAATATGATGCCGGTATTTATGCCACAGCCAATTATAATCTCAATTTATTTAGCGAAATAAGTGCAGGTCTTAGATACGATTTTTCAAGAATTGAAGCTACAAAATGGTATAATACCACAGATTGGGAAGATACTTATAATTACGATGAATTGTTCCCAGAATTTGAATCTGGAACAACAGATAATTCTGAAACACTAACCTATCCGGAGTTTTCGTTTCATAACTTTTCGGCTAACTTAGGTTATAACAGACACTTTAGTAACGATTTTGAGCTGTTTTTTAATTATGGTTTAGCTTCTAGAATGCCTAATCCATCAGAATTATTTAGTGATGGTTTACACCATAGCGCTGCTAGAATTGAAACTGGTAAATTAACCATTGGTAAAGAAATTGCTAATAAGTTTATGCTTTCATTAGAAAGAAATAATCAAAAATTTGGCTTTACCATAAGTCCGTATTTCAATTATATTAATGATTATGTTCAACTTATTCCTGTAGGTATCACTACAACAGTAAGGGGTGCTTTTCCTGTTTGGGAATACAATCAAGTTAATGCCATAATTTTTGGTGTTGATATTGATATTGACAAGAAAATTAATAACACATTAAATTACCAAGGCAGTATAAGTTTATTACAAGGCGATAATTTAACCAATGATATTCCGCTTATACATATGCCATCAACAAATTTCACAAATAGTATATCTTACTATAACAAAGATTTAAACCAACTATCAATTAGTTTAAATCATAAAACTGTATTACAACAAAACAGATATCCTGATTATAATTTTAACACCTATGATGCTACTATTAACGATTACGTTTATGTTGATATTAGCTCTCCCCCATCTGCCTATTCATTATTTGGTTTTAACAGTACCGCAAGCTTTAAAGCTTTTAAAAAAGGAACATTAAAACTAGAATTTAATATTGAAAATATATTCAATACATCGTATAGAGAATACCTTAATAGGCTTCGATATTTTGCCGATGAATTAGGAAGAAACTTTAACTTAAAAATTAAAATAAATTACTAAAATAAAAGAAAAATGATAACACATTTAAAATTAAAAAACATGAAAACTATAAAATTATTAGCCTTATTTTTCGTATCGAGCTTAGTATTTGTAAGCTGTTCAAGCGATGATGACCATGATGATCATGACCACGAAAAAGAACTTATTACTACAGTAACTTACACATTAACAAATGGTGACGATGTTGTTACTTTAAAGTTCGAAGATTTAGATGGTGAAGGTGGCACAGATGGAACTTATACTGTTTCTGGTAACCTATCTGCAAACACAACTTATACGGGATCTATTGAATTATTAAACGCAACCGAAAATCCTGCTGAAGATATTACAGAAGAAGTTGAAGAAGAAGGTGATGAACACGAATTTTTCTATACCTCAACCATTTCAGACATAACTTTTACAAAAACAGATACAGATGAAGATGGAAATCCAATTGGTATTGAAACAACTTTAACAACTGGTGATGCCGGAACAGGTTCTTTAACCATTATTTTAAAACATGAACCTACAAAACCAAATGATGGTACATCAACTAGTGCCGGTGGTAGTACAGATGTATCGGTAACATTTTCTATTGAAGTAGAGTAATTAGAATATTTTTATTTGTTGTAATACAGAAAAAAAGAGGCTTGATTAAATCAAGCCTCTTTTTTGTTTTTTATGCTTCTATAACTTTTCCTTTTTTGGGCTTAAGCACATAAGAGTATAACCACATTAACGTAAATGTTGGCACCACATCAAGACCAGGCATTGCCTCTTCTATAAAAGATACTGCTCCTGCTATTTTCCCATCTTTTCCTTTATACATTTTAGTCATTACCCAAGCAGAAACGGGTGCCCATACTATATCTGAAAATTCTCCAATTCCCGGAATAATAAAAGATACATATCCCAATGCATCTAAAATTAAACTAAGAAATAATTTTTTGTATTTATTCATTAACTAACTTTTAATAAATTGATAACAAGAAACATACCAAAATATTGTACAATTTCTACTTTCCTATAAGTTTTAAAAACTCATTTCTGGTTTCAATTTTTTCAAACTGACCTCTAAACCCTGAGGTTGTAGTTGTAGAGTTTTGTTTTTGTACACCTCGCATCATCATACACATATGAGAAGCTTCAATTACCACAGCTACACCTTGAGGCTGTAATGTATCATTAATACAATCTAAAATTTGTTCTGTTAAGCGTTCTTGCACTTGCAAACGTCTTGCAAAAACATCAACAACTCTTGGTAATTTACTTAAGCCTACAATTTGTCCATTAGGTATATAAGCAATGTGTACCTTACCAAAAAAAGGCAAGATATGATGTTCACAAAGCGAATACAACTCTATATCTTTAACAATAACCATTTCATTATAAGACTCTTTAAACATGGCTGCTTTTAAAATCTCAACCGGATCTTGTTCATATCCTTGAGTTAAAAATTGCATAGCTTTGGCTGCACGTTCGGGGGTTTTTAGCAAACCATCTCGTTGAGTGTCTTCTCCTAAATCTTTAATAATGCTTTTGTAACGCTCTTTTATATGATCTGTTATTTCAACATTGTATTCTTCTAAATTTTTGTACGGCATACTCTTATTATTATAAAATAAAAATAGTTAAAAAATATTAGACTTAATTCTTATAAAAAACCAGTGGGTATAATTTTGCTGATTAACAAGTAATGTAGTATTTTCATAGCTTGAAACACAAGTAATGATTCAAGCAAAAAACATTCATAAATACTACAATAATTTACACGTATTAAAAGGTGTAGATATTAAGGTTGAAAAAGGCGAAGTAGTATCTATTGTTGGAGCTTCTGGAGCTGGTAAAACCACACTTTTACAAATTTTAGGCACTTTAGATAACGCTTCAAAAGATGACCCTTTTGAGTTAAATATTAACAATACAAATTTATCTGTTCTTTCTGATAAAGAATTAGCTAAATTTAGAAATCATCATATAGGTTTCATTTTTCAGTTTCATCAATTATTACCAGAATTTACTGCACTTGAAAATGTTTGTTTACCAGCTTTTATTAAAGGAACTAAAAAAACCAATGCCGAAACTAGAGCTAAAGAATTATTAGATTTTTTAGGCTTATCTCACCGTTACAACCATAAACCTAGTGAGCTATCTGGTGGAGAGCAACAACGTGTAGCGGTAGCAAGAGCTTTAATTAATAAACCCGATTTAATTTTTGCTGATGAGCCTTCTGGTAATTTAGATAGTGAATCTGCTGAAAATCTTCATAATTTATTTTTTAAACTGCGTGATGAATTTGGGCAAACCTTTGTTATTGTTACCCATAATGAAGAACTAGCTAATATGGCAGATAGAAAACTTACAATGGTTGATGGTAAAATAGTAAACAACTAAAGCTTTATAGAAATAAAAAAGGCTTGCTTAATTTATTTTATAGCAAACCTTTATAAAAGTTATTTATTTAGCTAGAGCTAATTTTCAAAAGAAAATGTTTTTCCTAAAATAGTTATTGTAGAAGTGGTATAATTCAACTTAATATCATCTATACTTCCAACACTAACATCTAATATTCCAGATTGTATGCTTCTTGGTAATAACACAAAATGCAAGTCTTCTTCTATAGTTAAAGTATAAGATATACCTTTAGAACTTACTCCTGATTGAGTACCAGCTAGCATATACTCATCATCCCAAATATTAAAGGGGGTATTG contains:
- a CDS encoding 4Fe-4S dicluster domain-containing protein, whose product is MAIIITDECINCGACEPECPNTAIYEGADDWRYKDGTSLEGTVVLTNGAEVDADEAQEPISDEFYYIVPDKCTECKGFHDEPQCAAVCPVDCCVPDEDHEETEEELLAKQRFMHPED
- a CDS encoding acyl-CoA reductase is translated as MHLQERINAFIKLGDFLGQFSNKVITKQNNVELNDLFFDGFKHQLRLAEEHNGWFTTENIAFALNNWSNALTQANLTKWLSKYNFNEISPKKVAIIMAGNIPLVGFHDFLSVLISGHHVLVKQSSNDKQLLPYLAKYLEYVEPNFKGRISFTEEKIENFDAVIATGSNNTARYFEYYFKDKPSIIRNNRNSVAVLTGNETEDDLKNLSEDIFRYYGLGCRNVSKLFVPKNYNFDSFFKAIYHWHPIIEETKYANNYDYNKAVYLMSEFDMLENGFLMIKEDKSYASPIATVFYEFYDNANKLKEKLKFDEQHIQCIASNGFTENEIAFGQTQKPQLWDYADSVDSVEFLLSI
- the serC gene encoding 3-phosphoserine/phosphohydroxythreonine transaminase, with translation MKKHNFSAGPSILPPEVLLKASQGVVDLDNSGLSVLEISHRSKAFVDIMENARALALELLGLEGKGYKALFLQGGASTQFLMVALNLLEKRAGYLNSGSWAAKAIKEAKIYDDIYEVASSKDANYNYIPKGYEIPEDYDYFHCTSNNTIYGTQMKEFPNSPIPMVCDMSSDIFSRTLDFTQFDIIYAGAQKNMGPAGTTLVVIKEDCLGKVSRKIPSMMDYKTHISKGSMFNTPPVFAVYTSMLNLEWLKNQGGIAAIEKENEKKARLMYSEIDLNPLFKGFATKEDRSLMNATFTLENENLKETFDTMLKEAGVVGLNGHRSVGGYRASMYNALTLDSVKVVVEVMSELERKA
- a CDS encoding D-2-hydroxyacid dehydrogenase; translated protein: MKVLANDGISQSGIDALEKAGYQVSTTTVAQEQLINYINENDITVLLVRSATTVRKDLIDACPNLKIIGRGGVGMDNIDVEYAREQGKHVINTPAASSHSVAELVFGHLYGLARFLHNANREMPLEGDSNFKGLKKAYAKGIELKGKTLGVLGFGRIGQATAKVALGAGMKVIAFDPFIDKVNLELDFFDGQKVNFDIETISKEDVLKQADFITLHVPAQKDYVIDEAEFNMMKDGVILVNAARGGVVNEVALVKAIESGKVARAALDVFEKEPKPEIQLLMNPALSLTPHTGAATNEAQDRIGTELASQIISILG
- a CDS encoding DUF937 domain-containing protein; this translates as MSGILDLLNSDLGKTIVSGVAGQTNQPQNKTQDVLTMALPVLMQAMKRNASTPEGAQGLMNALSNKHDGSILDNLGGLFSGGVDNDVLDDGSKILGHVLGNKEQNVTNALGAKSGMDAGSVAQILKVAAPILMGVLGKQSKQQNISNPGGIESLLGGLLKGNSPQQEQSFLESILDADGDGSVVDDVAGMVLGGDKKKSGLGGLLGGLFGGK
- a CDS encoding DUF6146 family protein; protein product: MRNLIYITITCLFLAFGCNTSKQPVSKNNEQKENTAVSDTVKIANEALEYEIIIIDPGYASWLVSRAKPEGFYSQQFLETRNNIYVIEWNQRVLQPNKFNPNLYELRIDYDPNIDYGYEVNYKLYNYFIYFQMKYNQRLGPFVPRI
- a CDS encoding DUF6787 family protein yields the protein MKKLKERWEIYKNYQLIFPFLGIIGLAYSSFRLSLVFLKEQHIALIIALSAILFFLLLKLVLYIFKQLESKWNVSYRWELISIFLVFAITGSSSVYIGKPIIKFIGITKDNLPSFAYWTLYIFIGFIFYQILLVAIGWLFGQYGFFWNFEKKMLARLGLKRFIE
- a CDS encoding TonB-dependent receptor yields the protein MKHYLLIVVLCFLNITHAQDCTYTFLGEIKDFHDGTPLAGATIHIETLNSYTTADINGKFSVKNLCNGTLVLVISHVGCETKRVEIDINGNTYKEINMEHHLEELNEVVVAANTKLDNTAIQQTVSKTQIETYTDKSLGDALNTISGVSSLNTGNSIVKPMIHGLHSSRLLIVNNNVRLFDQEWGDEHAPNIDINTSNSLEVIKGANTLKYGSDAIGGLILIKPKKYAAIDSLFGSSMVSFNTNGLGGNVNSEIIKTYKSGYYAKLQASYKQFGDFKAPHYYLTNTGLRNLNASMSIGYNSFEKGFNAYYSIVNNEFAILKSSHIGNVNDLVTAINNKEPRVVEDFSYNISYPKQSILHHLGKIEAYKRFKKLGKLSLQYDFQINRRKEYDLRRGDLADTPVIDLRLFTTSLQPNLQIDVFDNLEINTGFLLRFQQNDAISGTGVSPLIPDFEKYDAGIYATANYNLNLFSEISAGLRYDFSRIEATKWYNTTDWEDTYNYDELFPEFESGTTDNSETLTYPEFSFHNFSANLGYNRHFSNDFELFFNYGLASRMPNPSELFSDGLHHSAARIETGKLTIGKEIANKFMLSLERNNQKFGFTISPYFNYINDYVQLIPVGITTTVRGAFPVWEYNQVNAIIFGVDIDIDKKINNTLNYQGSISLLQGDNLTNDIPLIHMPSTNFTNSISYYNKDLNQLSISLNHKTVLQQNRYPDYNFNTYDATINDYVYVDISSPPSAYSLFGFNSTASFKAFKKGTLKLEFNIENIFNTSYREYLNRLRYFADELGRNFNLKIKINY
- a CDS encoding type 1 periplasmic binding fold superfamily protein, giving the protein MKTIKLLALFFVSSLVFVSCSSDDDHDDHDHEKELITTVTYTLTNGDDVVTLKFEDLDGEGGTDGTYTVSGNLSANTTYTGSIELLNATENPAEDITEEVEEEGDEHEFFYTSTISDITFTKTDTDEDGNPIGIETTLTTGDAGTGSLTIILKHEPTKPNDGTSTSAGGSTDVSVTFSIEVE
- the folE gene encoding GTP cyclohydrolase I FolE, whose translation is MPYKNLEEYNVEITDHIKERYKSIIKDLGEDTQRDGLLKTPERAAKAMQFLTQGYEQDPVEILKAAMFKESYNEMVIVKDIELYSLCEHHILPFFGKVHIAYIPNGQIVGLSKLPRVVDVFARRLQVQERLTEQILDCINDTLQPQGVAVVIEASHMCMMMRGVQKQNSTTTTSGFRGQFEKIETRNEFLKLIGK
- a CDS encoding ABC transporter ATP-binding protein, translating into MIQAKNIHKYYNNLHVLKGVDIKVEKGEVVSIVGASGAGKTTLLQILGTLDNASKDDPFELNINNTNLSVLSDKELAKFRNHHIGFIFQFHQLLPEFTALENVCLPAFIKGTKKTNAETRAKELLDFLGLSHRYNHKPSELSGGEQQRVAVARALINKPDLIFADEPSGNLDSESAENLHNLFFKLRDEFGQTFVIVTHNEELANMADRKLTMVDGKIVNN